Proteins from one uncultured Cohaesibacter sp. genomic window:
- a CDS encoding ATP-binding protein, whose translation MHLEEWNLGGVPSSEALSEATSVDMFSEEQLPLEKTLRVLVLEDDETDFLITKKALLYLDSYRVDLDWVTSVSDAVIAARKTHYDVVLVDFWVGMETGVAAINAIGDINSNSVVILLTGMPGEDVQKIALKAGARHCINKSQLTPVLLEATIRSARHTHRLEQQLQQTIDNLKKANEAKDRFYATMGHDLRTPLNAILGYSEMILGNSLNLQVPEEYQKFATKIHTGGLHLLEVINNLMLQNGNALETVKQQLEDVYLDEVIARAVELVQFFASDKGIDLAVHLQQEKLCAHCHRSLMTQALVNLLSNAIKYTPAHGRIDVSLAATSDGYCIAVRDNGPGMSPEEIELARKPYGRVQPSAELAQEGTGLGLPIVEKIMDGHGGKVLIESSPGEGTCVSLCLSRDEA comes from the coding sequence ATGCACTTGGAGGAATGGAATCTGGGGGGCGTACCATCGAGTGAGGCATTAAGTGAGGCTACTTCTGTCGATATGTTCTCGGAAGAGCAACTTCCACTTGAAAAGACGCTTCGCGTGCTGGTGCTGGAAGATGACGAAACCGACTTCCTGATCACCAAGAAGGCACTTCTCTATCTGGACTCCTACAGGGTGGATCTGGATTGGGTGACATCTGTTTCCGATGCAGTGATTGCCGCCAGAAAGACGCATTATGATGTCGTACTGGTGGATTTCTGGGTTGGTATGGAAACCGGGGTGGCTGCGATCAATGCTATCGGGGACATCAATTCCAATTCGGTTGTCATTCTGCTGACGGGGATGCCCGGCGAAGATGTGCAGAAAATCGCGCTCAAGGCTGGGGCCCGACACTGCATCAACAAAAGCCAGCTGACGCCCGTGTTGCTGGAGGCGACCATTCGCAGCGCGCGTCATACCCATCGATTGGAACAACAGCTGCAACAAACCATAGACAATCTCAAGAAGGCCAATGAAGCCAAGGATCGCTTTTATGCCACCATGGGGCATGATTTGCGCACGCCTCTGAATGCCATACTGGGCTATTCTGAAATGATTTTGGGTAATAGTCTCAATCTTCAAGTGCCTGAAGAATATCAAAAATTTGCTACCAAAATTCATACCGGCGGTCTGCATCTGCTAGAAGTCATCAACAATCTGATGCTGCAGAATGGCAATGCGCTTGAAACGGTCAAACAGCAGCTTGAAGATGTCTATCTTGATGAGGTGATCGCCAGAGCGGTCGAACTGGTCCAGTTCTTTGCTTCGGACAAGGGGATAGACCTTGCTGTGCATTTGCAGCAAGAAAAACTCTGTGCGCACTGTCACCGATCGTTGATGACCCAGGCGCTGGTGAACCTCCTGTCCAATGCGATCAAATATACCCCGGCACATGGCCGGATTGATGTGTCACTGGCTGCGACATCGGATGGCTATTGCATAGCGGTCAGGGATAACGGACCGGGAATGAGCCCCGAAGAGATCGAATTGGCACGCAAACCTTATGGACGCGTACAACCCTCAGCCGAGTTGGCTCAGGAAGGAACGGGACTCGGGCTGCCGATCGTTGAGAAAATTATGGACGGCCACGGTGGCAAGGTCTTGATAGAGAGCTCGCCGGGTGAGGGAACCTGTGTTTCCCTGTGTCTGTCTCGAGATGAAGCGTGA
- a CDS encoding YqaA family protein: MLRKLYDWTMGLASSRRATWALAGVSFVESSVFPIPPDTLLVPMVIAKKEKAWFYGAICTVASVIGGLLGYTIGALLFTQVAEPILAFYGYADKFASFTERYNDWGVWIVLIAGLTPFPYKVITIASGATGLSLPVFMVASIVARGLRFFVLAALLYWLGPPIRDFIEKRLGLVFTILMLLLVGGFAAVKYLL; this comes from the coding sequence ATGCTTCGCAAACTGTATGATTGGACGATGGGGCTGGCCAGCAGCCGACGCGCCACTTGGGCGCTGGCTGGCGTTTCCTTCGTTGAAAGCTCCGTCTTCCCCATTCCGCCCGACACACTGCTCGTACCTATGGTCATCGCCAAGAAGGAAAAGGCATGGTTTTACGGCGCCATATGCACCGTTGCTTCGGTGATTGGTGGCCTGTTGGGCTACACCATAGGGGCATTGCTTTTCACACAGGTGGCAGAGCCTATTCTCGCCTTCTATGGTTATGCAGACAAATTCGCGTCATTTACGGAGCGCTACAATGATTGGGGCGTCTGGATCGTATTGATCGCAGGGCTCACCCCCTTCCCCTACAAGGTGATCACAATTGCCTCGGGCGCTACCGGTCTGTCACTGCCCGTCTTCATGGTAGCTTCCATCGTGGCGCGTGGTTTGCGCTTTTTCGTTCTGGCTGCTCTGCTCTACTGGCTAGGCCCTCCAATCCGCGATTTCATCGAAAAGCGCCTCGGCCTTGTCTTCACCATTCTCATGCTTCTGCTCGTAGGCGGTTTCGCTGCCGTCAAATATCTCTTGTGA
- a CDS encoding disulfide bond formation protein B, producing MNLTAPIGKSQALAATLLVLGALFISACSLGFEHIGGYQPCQLCYVQRHVHYALIPLTLVTLLTVWRNLPPIVVRLAFIILAGVLVYGAGVGVYQAGAEWEFWLGPNDCANTIPVTKDASNLLAQLKTTKLISCDVAQLRILGLSFGGWNAVLSSIEVIIALCGAFLSKDALAPLFARLPFLGNWMQAIVKDRA from the coding sequence ATGAATCTGACTGCTCCTATCGGCAAATCCCAAGCACTGGCCGCCACACTTCTCGTGCTCGGCGCCCTCTTCATTTCAGCCTGTTCTTTGGGCTTTGAGCATATCGGCGGCTATCAGCCCTGCCAACTATGCTATGTCCAACGCCATGTCCACTATGCTTTGATCCCGCTAACGCTGGTCACCCTGCTCACGGTTTGGCGCAATCTGCCACCAATCGTCGTGCGCCTTGCCTTCATCATTTTGGCTGGTGTGCTGGTTTATGGAGCTGGCGTTGGCGTTTATCAAGCTGGCGCGGAATGGGAATTCTGGCTTGGGCCGAATGACTGCGCCAACACCATTCCTGTCACCAAAGACGCTTCCAACCTTCTGGCCCAGTTGAAGACCACCAAGCTGATCAGCTGCGATGTCGCCCAGTTGCGCATCCTCGGTCTGTCCTTTGGTGGCTGGAACGCAGTGCTATCTTCCATTGAGGTCATCATCGCGCTGTGCGGCGCCTTCCTTTCCAAAGATGCTTTGGCGCCTCTGTTTGCGCGCCTGCCCTTCCTTGGCAACTGGATGCAGGCAATCGTCAAGGACCGAGCCTGA
- a CDS encoding DNA-3-methyladenine glycosylase 2 family protein: MSYLHCQADLDASLLRLVALDARLVPLLEQCEPIALRRQPAGLEGLLQIILAQQVSVASARAIWQKFTTRFPGGDVQLLADASEEDLRSCTLSRPKIKTVQRIIEVIKGGFDLDALAKQDPSEIRRALISLHGVGPWTADVYLLFCLGQADIFPAGDLALQVSVASALGLDDRPGEKALAAMAEALWAPERGAAAHLFWAFYRQIKKGREGVL; this comes from the coding sequence GTGTCCTATTTGCATTGTCAGGCAGATCTTGATGCATCGCTTTTGCGGCTGGTTGCGCTTGATGCACGTCTTGTGCCTCTTCTGGAGCAGTGTGAGCCGATTGCCTTGCGACGTCAGCCAGCAGGACTGGAGGGGCTGTTGCAAATCATTCTGGCCCAGCAGGTTTCGGTGGCGTCAGCCCGCGCTATCTGGCAAAAATTCACGACGCGTTTTCCGGGGGGCGATGTTCAACTGTTAGCGGATGCTAGCGAAGAGGATTTGCGTTCTTGCACGCTCTCGCGCCCCAAGATCAAGACGGTGCAACGGATCATTGAGGTCATCAAGGGCGGGTTTGATCTTGATGCGTTGGCAAAGCAGGACCCATCAGAGATCCGGCGCGCGCTTATATCTCTCCACGGCGTCGGGCCATGGACGGCGGATGTCTATCTGCTATTTTGTCTGGGGCAGGCCGATATATTCCCCGCTGGCGATTTGGCGCTTCAGGTCTCGGTGGCCTCAGCGCTGGGATTGGATGATCGCCCCGGTGAGAAGGCGCTTGCGGCTATGGCCGAGGCGCTTTGGGCGCCGGAGCGCGGAGCGGCGGCACACCTGTTCTGGGCCTTCTATCGGCAGATAAAGAAAGGGCGCGAGGGTGTTCTGTAA
- the gluQRS gene encoding tRNA glutamyl-Q(34) synthetase GluQRS, with translation MPALFRFAPSPNGTLHLGHALSALLNFEAAKQTGGRFLLRIEDIDTVRCTEDKITQMLDDLDWLGIRWEEPVTRQSERFAFYEAHLQDLKAKGLLYPSQASRKDIQRVVNEWEATAQSPWPRDPDGAVHYPRALLFEKEKDGGNAAWRLDMEKALATYSPPLFWQETGPLAPTYPQATQIAASPQEWGDVILARKDCPTSYHLSVVLDDAAQGITHVVRGQDLYVATSLHRLLQSLLDLPAPRYHHHRLLTDIEGQKLSKSRQSLSLRALRKDGVTPSQIKKLIRWSDADLEAFTAV, from the coding sequence ATGCCTGCACTCTTCCGCTTTGCCCCCAGCCCGAACGGCACCCTGCATTTGGGCCATGCCCTCTCGGCTCTTCTGAATTTCGAGGCTGCAAAACAGACCGGTGGCCGTTTCCTGTTGCGCATTGAAGACATCGACACCGTACGCTGTACTGAGGACAAGATCACGCAGATGCTTGATGATCTTGACTGGCTCGGCATCCGTTGGGAAGAACCGGTCACGCGCCAATCTGAACGGTTTGCCTTTTATGAAGCTCACCTGCAAGACCTTAAGGCGAAGGGGCTGCTTTATCCATCGCAGGCAAGCCGCAAAGACATTCAAAGGGTCGTAAATGAATGGGAGGCAACAGCCCAAAGCCCTTGGCCGCGAGACCCCGACGGCGCGGTTCACTATCCGCGCGCCCTTCTGTTTGAAAAAGAAAAGGATGGGGGCAATGCAGCCTGGCGGCTCGACATGGAGAAAGCGCTCGCTACCTATAGCCCCCCGCTATTCTGGCAAGAGACCGGCCCTCTTGCCCCCACCTATCCGCAAGCCACCCAAATAGCGGCATCCCCACAGGAGTGGGGCGACGTCATTCTGGCACGCAAGGATTGCCCGACAAGCTATCATCTCTCGGTGGTGCTTGATGACGCCGCCCAAGGCATCACCCATGTGGTGCGCGGTCAGGATCTCTATGTAGCAACAAGTCTGCACAGGCTGTTGCAAAGCCTGCTCGATCTGCCCGCCCCGCGTTATCATCATCACCGGCTGCTCACAGATATTGAGGGGCAGAAGCTGTCAAAATCGCGTCAGAGCCTCAGCCTCAGAGCATTACGCAAAGACGGCGTCACCCCGTCCCAGATCAAAAAGCTGATCCGTTGGAGCGACGCCGACCTTGAAGCCTTTACGGCTGTCTAG
- a CDS encoding AEC family transporter, whose product MLDIFNIVFPIFALIAIGYGLIFSGLIPKEAGAALSKFVFTVPLPLTMFRSLATANLSEQAPWSLWGAFFLCVFAMFGLGMLVTHFLFGREGSVLAVAGISSGFSNLVLLGIPVISAVFGEDSLVPLVMLLTIHLPIMTLLSSIMVEVYAREPGQALHFGAILLKVGKGLMSNAIILGILAGGIWGFIGLPIPELASGVIDRIVPVTVPLALMAMGMSMREYGLQGDILNGLALAIIKTVAFPALFYLVTATILPLPNAWTAVILLGAASPTGVNAYLLANHFGVGHRLSANTISLSVLVSLVTLPFWISVAHTIMGH is encoded by the coding sequence ATGCTCGATATTTTTAATATTGTCTTCCCGATTTTTGCTTTGATAGCCATAGGCTATGGGCTGATCTTCAGTGGCCTTATTCCCAAGGAAGCTGGCGCGGCCTTGTCGAAATTCGTTTTCACCGTGCCTCTGCCCTTGACCATGTTCCGCTCTTTGGCCACAGCCAATCTGTCCGAGCAGGCGCCATGGTCCCTTTGGGGTGCCTTCTTTCTTTGTGTCTTCGCCATGTTTGGCCTGGGCATGCTTGTCACACACTTTCTTTTTGGGAGGGAAGGAAGCGTGTTGGCAGTGGCTGGTATCTCGAGCGGCTTTTCCAATCTGGTGTTGCTGGGGATTCCGGTTATTTCGGCCGTGTTCGGGGAGGATTCACTGGTGCCTCTGGTCATGTTGTTGACGATACATCTGCCGATCATGACCCTGCTCAGTTCTATCATGGTCGAAGTCTATGCGCGCGAGCCCGGCCAGGCACTGCATTTCGGTGCCATTCTGCTCAAGGTTGGCAAGGGGCTGATGAGCAACGCCATCATTCTGGGCATTCTGGCCGGTGGTATCTGGGGCTTCATCGGGCTGCCGATCCCCGAGTTGGCCTCGGGTGTGATTGACCGGATCGTGCCGGTCACGGTACCACTCGCCCTGATGGCCATGGGCATGAGCATGCGTGAATATGGCCTGCAAGGGGATATCCTCAACGGCCTGGCGCTGGCGATCATCAAGACAGTGGCTTTTCCTGCGCTGTTCTATCTGGTTACGGCCACCATCCTGCCACTGCCCAATGCATGGACGGCAGTGATCCTTTTGGGGGCTGCCAGCCCGACCGGGGTCAATGCCTATCTTCTGGCGAACCATTTCGGCGTGGGCCACAGATTGTCAGCCAACACAATTTCCCTGTCCGTGCTGGTCAGTCTTGTGACGCTGCCTTTCTGGATTTCGGTGGCGCATACCATCATGGGCCACTAG
- a CDS encoding ATP-binding protein, with protein sequence MSLTDLIRKSEDQEKIAALIEALHFAASNAMTIVEGGAELYKQPKQEMILLSCWLKEFEGLASLLANSHGARFQLEISPDLEDGALMAPAPSYLHRTLMLLLDNALKYAQQATITLTAALKSDTEILLTLCDDGPGFREENPELLFEPYHRGEGQGASDGKGLGLWSARHILSVMGGTITAQENTPNGACFLITLPLEEAHLPEQEKTQSVSSPIRHAPLGHTGQQGEDKERAKILIVDDNKTNLLILAEILKALGFCPITAQSGNEALEILESTQPDLAIFDIRMDGMSGWDLIKHMQQKKDLAGLPVIAISADDAPERIVPFKAWLRRPIEADILYELLKSCLAESMTVQP encoded by the coding sequence GTGTCTCTGACTGACCTTATCCGCAAATCCGAAGATCAGGAGAAAATAGCCGCCCTTATCGAGGCTCTGCATTTTGCCGCCAGCAATGCCATGACCATCGTGGAAGGCGGGGCCGAACTATACAAACAGCCCAAACAGGAGATGATCCTCTTGAGCTGTTGGCTAAAAGAGTTCGAAGGTCTGGCATCGCTTCTGGCCAATTCCCATGGCGCCCGGTTCCAACTGGAGATTTCTCCAGATCTTGAAGATGGAGCCCTAATGGCCCCTGCACCGAGCTATCTACATCGGACCCTGATGCTGCTGCTCGACAATGCCCTCAAATATGCGCAGCAGGCGACGATCACGCTAACCGCCGCGCTCAAGTCGGACACCGAAATTCTGCTCACCTTATGCGACGATGGCCCGGGCTTTCGGGAGGAAAATCCCGAATTGCTTTTCGAGCCCTATCATCGCGGCGAAGGCCAAGGGGCCTCAGATGGCAAGGGCCTCGGCCTATGGAGTGCACGCCACATTCTCTCCGTCATGGGCGGCACCATCACGGCACAGGAAAACACGCCAAACGGAGCCTGCTTTCTCATCACACTGCCCTTGGAAGAGGCCCACCTTCCCGAGCAGGAAAAGACGCAAAGCGTCAGTTCCCCTATCAGGCACGCACCGCTCGGGCATACCGGGCAGCAAGGTGAGGACAAAGAGCGCGCAAAAATACTCATCGTTGATGACAATAAAACCAATCTGCTCATTCTGGCCGAAATCCTGAAGGCGTTGGGCTTTTGCCCGATCACCGCGCAATCGGGCAACGAAGCACTGGAAATACTAGAAAGCACTCAACCGGATCTGGCGATCTTTGATATCCGCATGGACGGTATGAGCGGATGGGATCTGATCAAGCACATGCAGCAAAAGAAAGATCTCGCGGGTCTACCCGTCATCGCCATTTCTGCAGACGACGCCCCGGAGAGGATTGTCCCCTTCAAGGCATGGCTCAGACGCCCGATTGAAGCGGATATTCTCTATGAGCTACTGAAATCCTGCCTTGCTGAAAGCATGACCGTTCAGCCTTGA
- a CDS encoding protein meaA → MEAAGAKKSVSGQEKDRPWIFRTYAGHSTAKASNALYRNNLSKGQTGLSVAFDLPTQTGYDPDHPLARGEVGKVGVPIANIGDMRELFDQIPLEQMNTSMTINATAAWLLALYIAVADEQGADRAKLAGTTQNDLIKEYLSRGTYVFPPKPSLKLTTDIIGFTYSHMPKFNPMNVCSYHLQEAGATPVQELAYALSTAIAVLDAVKASDVLSEEDFPKAVGRISFFVNAGMRFVTEICKMRAFAELWDEICHERYGVEEERYRRFRYGVQVNSLGLTEQQPENNVYRILIEMLAVVLSKNARARAVQLPAWNEALGLPRPWDQQWSLRMQQIMAFETDLLEYGDLFDGSSAIDAKVRALKAEAREEMVRIEEMGGAISAIESSYMKQKLVESNAKRLEGIENGEQVLVGVNKYQESEPSPLSSGEDSGILTVDPAVEEEAINKIKAWREARDDLAVEDALTALREAAEAGANIMEPSISCAKAGVTTGEWAAVLRDVFGEYRAPTGVGKSARMEGDDVSDVRDAVNKASENLGRRLKILVGKPGLDGHSNGAEQIAVRARDAGMEVVYQGIRLTPEQIVNTALEEGVHVVGLSILSGSHLALVGDVMKLMKEADLDDVPVVVGGIIPPADEEILKGYGVAAVYTPKNFQINEIMKNIAELVA, encoded by the coding sequence ATGGAAGCTGCCGGTGCAAAAAAATCCGTGTCCGGTCAGGAAAAGGACCGCCCGTGGATCTTTCGTACCTATGCGGGGCATTCAACCGCCAAGGCATCCAACGCGCTTTACAGGAACAACCTGTCCAAGGGGCAGACGGGCCTGTCGGTCGCCTTCGATCTGCCGACCCAGACGGGCTATGATCCGGACCATCCGCTGGCACGTGGTGAAGTGGGCAAGGTCGGTGTGCCTATTGCCAATATCGGCGATATGCGGGAGCTGTTCGATCAGATACCGCTCGAGCAGATGAATACCTCGATGACGATCAATGCAACGGCTGCCTGGTTGCTGGCGCTCTATATCGCGGTGGCTGACGAGCAGGGGGCTGACAGAGCCAAGCTTGCAGGCACCACGCAGAATGATCTTATCAAGGAGTATCTCTCGCGGGGGACCTATGTCTTCCCGCCCAAGCCATCCCTGAAGCTGACAACCGATATCATCGGCTTTACCTACAGCCATATGCCCAAGTTCAACCCGATGAATGTCTGCTCCTATCATTTGCAGGAAGCGGGCGCGACACCGGTGCAAGAGTTGGCCTATGCGCTGTCAACGGCGATCGCCGTGCTGGATGCTGTCAAGGCAAGCGATGTGCTCAGTGAGGAGGACTTCCCAAAGGCTGTGGGGCGCATTTCCTTTTTCGTCAATGCGGGCATGCGCTTTGTGACCGAAATCTGCAAGATGCGCGCCTTTGCGGAATTGTGGGATGAGATCTGCCACGAGCGTTACGGGGTGGAAGAGGAACGCTATCGCCGCTTCCGCTACGGAGTGCAGGTCAATTCGTTGGGGCTTACCGAACAACAGCCCGAAAATAACGTCTACCGTATTCTGATCGAGATGCTGGCGGTGGTGCTGTCCAAGAATGCCCGCGCCCGCGCAGTTCAGTTGCCCGCCTGGAACGAAGCGTTGGGCTTGCCCCGCCCGTGGGATCAGCAATGGTCTTTGCGGATGCAGCAGATCATGGCTTTTGAGACAGACCTTCTGGAATATGGGGATCTGTTTGACGGGTCATCCGCGATTGATGCCAAGGTCAGGGCACTTAAGGCTGAAGCCCGCGAGGAAATGGTCCGCATTGAAGAAATGGGCGGTGCGATTTCGGCCATTGAATCAAGCTATATGAAGCAGAAGCTCGTTGAATCAAACGCCAAGCGCCTTGAGGGGATCGAAAATGGTGAGCAGGTTCTTGTCGGCGTCAACAAATATCAGGAAAGCGAGCCTTCCCCGCTCTCATCCGGCGAAGATAGCGGAATCCTGACCGTTGATCCAGCTGTTGAAGAGGAAGCCATTAACAAGATCAAGGCTTGGCGCGAGGCGCGCGATGATCTTGCTGTTGAAGATGCGCTGACAGCTCTGCGCGAGGCAGCCGAGGCCGGGGCCAACATCATGGAGCCTTCCATTTCTTGCGCCAAGGCAGGCGTGACAACCGGTGAATGGGCCGCCGTGTTGCGGGATGTTTTCGGGGAATATCGAGCACCAACCGGCGTTGGCAAATCCGCTCGCATGGAGGGAGACGATGTTTCCGATGTGCGCGACGCGGTGAACAAGGCTTCGGAAAACCTTGGTCGACGCCTCAAGATTCTGGTCGGCAAACCGGGGCTTGATGGTCATTCCAACGGTGCGGAGCAGATTGCCGTGCGGGCGCGGGACGCTGGCATGGAAGTTGTCTATCAGGGCATCCGCCTGACGCCGGAGCAGATTGTCAATACAGCGCTGGAAGAGGGTGTTCACGTGGTTGGCCTGTCCATTCTGTCCGGTTCGCATCTGGCACTGGTGGGCGATGTCATGAAGTTGATGAAGGAAGCTGATCTCGACGATGTACCGGTGGTGGTGGGGGGGATCATTCCACCTGCGGATGAAGAGATCCTCAAGGGCTATGGAGTGGCGGCCGTTTACACGCCGAAGAATTTCCAGATCAATGAAATCATGAAGAATATTGCTGAGCTGGTTGCCTGA
- the ccrA gene encoding crotonyl-CoA carboxylase/reductase, which yields MTEDLLAQGTTGEKKDLYEIGEIPPLGHVPKEMYAWAIRRERHGPPEKSFQVEVVPTWELDSHEVLVLNMAAGVNYNGIWAGLGEPVSVFDVHKQPYHIAGSDASGIVWAVGSKVRNWKVGDEVVIHCNQDDGDDEECNGGDPMFSPTQRIWGYETPDGSFAQFSKVQAQQLMPRPKHLTWEESACYVLTLATAYRMMFGHMPHELKPGQNVLIWGASGGLGVFGVQIAAAAGANAIGVISDESKRDFVMSLGAKGVINRKDFHCWGQLPKVNSPEYADWFAEVRKFGKAIWEYTGKGKNVDLVFEHPGEATMPVSTFVVKRGGMVVICAGTSGFNLTMDARYVWMHQKRVQGSHFAHLKQAMAANQMVIDRHIDPCMSDVFTWEQIPKAHELMLSNKHQPGNMSCMVNATRTGLKTLEETILASRSS from the coding sequence ATGACCGAGGACTTGCTTGCCCAAGGCACAACCGGTGAGAAGAAGGATCTCTATGAAATCGGAGAAATTCCACCGCTGGGCCATGTGCCAAAAGAAATGTATGCCTGGGCCATCCGCCGCGAACGCCACGGGCCACCGGAAAAATCATTTCAGGTCGAAGTGGTGCCAACATGGGAACTGGACAGCCACGAAGTGCTGGTTCTGAATATGGCCGCCGGTGTCAACTATAATGGCATCTGGGCGGGCCTTGGCGAACCGGTCTCCGTGTTCGACGTGCACAAGCAGCCTTACCACATCGCAGGGTCTGACGCCTCCGGCATTGTCTGGGCGGTTGGCAGCAAGGTCCGCAACTGGAAAGTCGGCGATGAAGTTGTCATCCATTGCAATCAGGATGACGGCGACGACGAGGAATGCAATGGTGGCGACCCGATGTTCTCGCCTACCCAGCGCATCTGGGGCTATGAGACGCCAGACGGCTCCTTTGCCCAATTCTCAAAGGTTCAGGCGCAGCAGCTGATGCCCCGCCCCAAGCATCTCACTTGGGAAGAAAGCGCCTGCTACGTGCTTACCCTCGCCACCGCCTACCGAATGATGTTTGGCCATATGCCTCATGAGCTGAAGCCGGGCCAGAATGTGCTGATCTGGGGAGCTTCGGGTGGCTTGGGTGTCTTCGGCGTGCAGATTGCAGCGGCAGCAGGCGCCAATGCCATTGGCGTCATCTCCGATGAAAGCAAGCGCGATTTCGTCATGAGCCTTGGAGCCAAGGGTGTCATCAATCGCAAGGATTTCCATTGCTGGGGCCAGCTACCCAAGGTGAACTCCCCCGAATATGCCGACTGGTTTGCCGAAGTGCGCAAATTCGGCAAGGCCATCTGGGAGTATACCGGCAAGGGCAAGAATGTCGATCTGGTCTTCGAGCATCCCGGTGAAGCCACGATGCCGGTCTCCACATTCGTCGTCAAGCGCGGCGGCATGGTGGTCATCTGCGCAGGAACCTCAGGCTTCAACCTGACCATGGATGCCCGCTATGTCTGGATGCATCAAAAGCGCGTTCAGGGCTCCCACTTTGCCCACCTCAAACAGGCCATGGCCGCCAACCAGATGGTGATTGACCGCCATATTGACCCTTGCATGTCAGATGTCTTTACGTGGGAGCAGATTCCCAAGGCCCATGAATTGATGCTGAGCAACAAGCATCAACCGGGCAACATGTCCTGCATGGTCAATGCCACCAGAACGGGCCTCAAGACGCTGGAAGAAACCATTCTGGCCAGCCGCAGCTCCTAA
- a CDS encoding YihY/virulence factor BrkB family protein, translated as MMRLWEWIVVPVRIFWRFSDNHGFALASNIAFSMLLSIFPFLLLLTGVSVWIGGDALGKVLQDMLTLLLPDAIADILQPDVDAVIAERTRSLLSISLVVFLVTLTSLVESLREGLNRAYGYYERRSILSRRAMGLLAIFGATGVMIIVASALFFAPIAWNMLKPHFSWIEDFQFTFNVVRFGIAIPLLTLFLVASHRWLPMRTTEWADLWPGALSTLVLWWFTAEAYSYYLSHFAQYARVYAGLAGVVATLIFLQIISMIFLYGAEVNAWIIRWRRIERSKHAKPYPVPEEKTAMPPPEEPANDY; from the coding sequence ATGATGCGTCTTTGGGAATGGATAGTCGTGCCGGTCCGAATTTTCTGGCGCTTTTCAGACAATCACGGCTTTGCGCTTGCCAGCAACATTGCCTTTTCCATGCTGCTGTCAATCTTTCCCTTTTTGCTGCTGCTCACGGGGGTGTCCGTCTGGATCGGTGGCGATGCGCTGGGCAAGGTGCTGCAGGATATGCTGACTTTGCTGCTGCCGGACGCGATCGCCGATATCTTGCAGCCCGATGTGGATGCCGTCATCGCCGAGCGTACCCGTAGCCTGCTGTCTATTTCTCTGGTCGTCTTCCTCGTTACCCTGACATCTCTGGTGGAGAGCCTGCGCGAAGGGCTTAATCGAGCCTATGGCTATTATGAACGCCGGTCGATCCTGTCGCGCAGGGCGATGGGGCTGCTGGCCATTTTCGGGGCAACGGGTGTGATGATCATTGTTGCCTCGGCTCTGTTCTTTGCGCCCATCGCATGGAATATGCTCAAGCCGCATTTTTCATGGATCGAGGATTTTCAGTTCACCTTCAACGTGGTGCGGTTCGGTATCGCCATTCCGCTTTTGACGTTGTTTCTGGTGGCGAGCCATCGCTGGCTCCCCATGCGAACGACGGAATGGGCCGATCTGTGGCCCGGTGCTTTGTCGACCCTTGTTTTGTGGTGGTTTACAGCCGAGGCCTATTCCTACTATCTGTCGCATTTTGCCCAATATGCGCGCGTTTATGCGGGCCTGGCCGGTGTTGTTGCGACGCTGATTTTTTTGCAGATCATCTCCATGATCTTTCTGTATGGCGCCGAGGTGAATGCATGGATCATTCGCTGGCGACGCATTGAGCGCAGCAAGCATGCCAAGCCATATCCCGTCCCGGAAGAAAAGACAGCCATGCCTCCGCCGGAAGAACCGGCCAATGACTATTAG